The segment GAATCTGAACGCAGGTATCGGTTTCTTATCGTTGACGTGCATTGCCGTGGCATGCGTGCGGTCGCAGGCGCCTCGAGTCTCGCAACCGGCTTGCAAAAGCAGCCGTTCATCCCCGTGAGCGCGCGGGGCGGCGGCGGAAAGAATCGTTAATGGGCGCGTAACTGCGCGAGAAATGTCCGTCTCTATACTCCGCGCATTCCATTCTCGAACCGGCGGGACGACGCAAGTACGTCGCCTGTCACATCCAACTTGAGCAAGCATGAAGCGTAACAGTACGACGGTCTATGTGACGGCCATGGCCGGGCTGGCGGGGACGACGGCAACGATTCAACCGGCGTGCGCGGCGCAGCCCTTCGTCGTGAAGGATGTCCGTATCGAGGGGACACGGCGTACGGAGCCGGGCACTGTGTTTTCTTATCTTCCCATCAAGCGAGGCGATACGTTCACCGACGATTTGGCGTCGAAAGCCATTCGTGCACTCTACGCCACGGGGTTCTTCAGCGACGTTCAGGTTTCGGCCGACGACGATACCGTGATCGTCAAGGTCGTCGAGCGCGCGGCAATCGCAACGATCGATTTCGCCGGCATTCACGAGTTCGAGAAGGACGCGCTCATCAAGGCGCTGAAAAGCGTGGGCTTGTCGCAAGGCCGCTATTACGACCGGTCACTCGTCGATCGGGCGGAGCAGGAGCTCAAGCGCCAATATCTTACGCGCGGTTTTTACGCGGCTGAAGTCAGGACCACGGTCACTCCCGTCGATGAAAATCGGGTGTCGGTTCTCTTCTCGGTGGCCGAAGGCGCGAGCGCAAAGATCCGTCAGGTCGGTTTCATCGGCAATGAGGTGTTCACGACCAACCAGCTGCGCGACGAGATGCAGCTTTCCTCACCGAACTGGTTCTCGTGGTATTCGAAGAACGACCTTTATTCGAAAGACAAGCTGACCGTCGACCTGGAAAACGTCCGGAAGTTTTATCTGAACCGTGGCTACCTCGAGTTCAATATCGAATCGACGCAGGTTTCCATCTCGCCCGACAAGAAAGACATGTATCTCACGCTGACGGTGCACGAGGGCAAGCCGTATACCGTGTCGGATATCCGGCTGGCCGGCAACCTCGTCGATCGCGAGGCGGAACTGACGAAACTGATCAAGCTGAGACCGGGGGAGCGATTTTCCGCGGATAAGCTGCAGGCCACGACGAAAGCGATCGTCGACAAACTTGGCGAATACGGCTACGCATTCGCATCGGTCAACGCGCAGCCAGAAATAGACCGTGACCGGCACACGGTCGCGCTGACGCTGCAGGTCGACCCGGGGCGGCGCGTCTATATTCGCCACATCGACATCGTCGGCAACACGCGTACGCGCGACGAAGTCGTGCGCCGCGAAATGCGGCAGCTCGAAAGCGCCTGGTTCGATTCGGGCCGCCTTGCACTGTCCAAAGACCGTATCAACCGGCTCGGTTACTTCACCGACGTCGAGATGGTGACGATCCCGGTCGAGGGCGCACCGGATCAGGCGGACGTGGAAGTGAAGGTCACCGAGAAGCCGACGGGCGCGATTACGCTCGGTGCCGGTTTCTCGTCTTCCGACAAGGTCGTGCTGTCCGCGGGTGTCTCGCAGGACAACGTATTCGGTTCGGGCACGAGTCTGGCCGTCAGCGTCAACACGGCGAAGACCTATCGAACGCTCGCCGTGACGGCAACGGACCCGTACTTCACGGTGGACGGCATCAAGCGGATCACGGATGTGTATTACCGCACGAGCTATCCGCTCTATTACAGCAGCGACTCGAGTTTCCGCATCGTCAGTATGGGCGGGGACATCAAGTTCGGCATTCCGTTTTCCGAGGCCGACACGGTTTATCTCGGCGTCGGCCTCGAGCAGGATCGCTTCAATATCGATTCGTCCACGCCGCAGAGCTACAAGGACTACGTGAGCGAGTTCGGCCGCGTCGTCAACAACGTGCCACTGACGGCGGGCTGGTCGCGCGATGCGCGCGACAGTGCGCTCGTGCCCAGCCGCGGCTACTATCTGCAGGCCAATGGCGAGGTGGGGACGCCGGCCGGCGAGACGCAATACTACAAGGCCGATCTGCAGGCGCAGTACTACTACTCGTTTGCACGCGGCTATATTCTCGGCCTGAACCTTCAGGGTGGATACGGTAACGGCTTCGCAGGCAAGGCCTACCCGATCTTCAAGAACTACTATGCGGGCGGCATCGGCTCGGTGCGAGGCTACGAAACGAGTTCGCTCGGCCCGCGCGATACGTCGACGAACGACCCGATCGGCGGTTCGAAAATGTTCGTGATGAACCTCGAAATGACGGTGCCGTTGCCCGGCACCGGCTGGGACCGCACGCTGCGCTTGTTCACGTTCGTCGATGCGGGCAATGTCTGGGGCGACGAGGGCAGCAGCACCGGTGCGAACGGCCTTCGATACAGCTATGGCGCGGGCCTGGAATGGATCTCGCCCATCGGCCCGCTCAAGCTGTCGTTCGGCTTGCCGATCGTTCGGCATTCCGGCGACAACTATCAAAAGTTCCAGTTTCAGATCGGCACGTCGTTCTGATGAGGAGCGACGGCGGCGCCCCGCCGAAGGGGCTGCCGGCCAGTATCAGAAGCGTCGTGGTCGTGGTGCCGGCATCTCCGCGACGGGTACCGGCGTTGCGTCGGGATCGACAACGGCGATGGCCTGGGCGCGCAGCCCGTTTTCATAGGTGCTGCCGTCCATAGCGGTGGTCCGGGCGATCGCTCCCGTACCCTGCTGATGAACGAAGACCGGGTCCTCGGTCTGAGTCGTTCGGGCAATCGCGTGGCTGCGGTAGGGATCCGCGCGCATCAGTTGGACCATCAATCCTTCCGGAAAGAAGATCTGACCGGTATGCGATATGTGCTCGCCGGCCAGCGATCGGTTCGTCGTCCGTACCTTGAAATGAATGTGGTTCGTACGGCCCTCGTAGCAACCGGGCACGATGGTACGAAACGTCACGTTGCCGCGCTCGTCGGTGCGCTGTATGCCGCGCAGAAACGTTAGCCGATCGCTTGGGTGCGGCCGCGGCGGCTGGCCAGGCGGCGGCTCCGGCGGTACGGCATCTTGCCGTCGCACACCCGGGCCGGGACCAGGTCCTGCTCCTGGCCTCGGTTCGCCCTCATCCTGCGGCGGCATGCCGGGAGGGGGGCCGGGCGGTCTGCCCGCCGCGTTCGTGAAACCCGAGTAGTTCCCGAGCGCGTCGCATTGCCATATATCGATAATGGCGCCCGCGAGCGGTGCGCAGCGGCGCTTGTCGATCAACGAAATGGTCAGAAGCAGGGGAATGCCGGGCTTGCCCTCGGTAACGTCGGCTCTGAACAGAGTCGTATCGAGGTGATAGGGGCCTGTCTCCTGCTCGGGGCTCGATTCGCAGGCGCCGGCGCCTGCCGCGGCAGACGGCGCCGCCCGCGGCAGGCGAGGCGTGTCCAGCGCGGCGCCGAGTACGAGCGTCGTCAGCAAGAAGCGGCGGCGCGTGGCGTATCCGTTGAAGGTCATCGTGTAGCCTTGAATATCTTGAATATGAATAGCGCGCCCGGTCGGGGCGTGCTATCCATAATCTAAGCCAATATTCGCGCGCATCCGTTAACGCCGGCTTACCGTCCATTAACGGACAGTTCGTGTCGCTCGAGAGGTGCCATAAAGGTAAAGCCGAAATACGGAAAGGCTTTCAGCTGTCGGATTCCGCCTGATCGGGATAGCGCTCGAGGCGATAACCGACACCATAGATCGATCGAATCATGTCCTGCTGCGGCCGCACGGCTTGCAGCTTGCGTCGCAGGTTCTTGATGTGCGTGTCGACCGTGCGATCGGCCACCACGCGATGATCGTCGTAAAGACTGCGCAGCAGGAGATCGCGCGGATAAATCCTTCCCGGTGTCGAATGCAAAAGCGAGAGCAGCCGCAATTCGATCGGCGTCAGATTCAGATCGCGCGAGTCCAGTTCGGCGATATGCCGTTCCAGGTCGATATGGAATGGCGAGGGCGCCGGGTTGTCCGGCTGTGCCGCACGCACCGCGTTTTCGACGCGGCGCAGAATGGCCTTGACTCTCGCGACGACTTCGCGGGGGCTGAATGGCTTGCAGACGTAATCGTCGGCACCGAGTTCGAGGCCCAGCAGCCGGTCGATTTCGTCGACGCGTGCGGTAATGATGATGACGGGCGTGTCCGAAAACGTACGCAGCTCCCGGCAGATTTCGAGCCCGCCGCGGCCGGGTAGCATCAGGTCGAGCAGGATCAGCGCGGGCGCGTGCGCGTGTACGTGCGCAATCGCATCGAGGCCGTCCGCGATCACGGTCGCGTCATAGCCTTCGGCGCGCAGATAATCGGCGAGCAACGCCGAAAGCTTGGGTTCGTCTTCGACGATCAAAATGCCGGGGCGCGAAATACGATCAGTCATGTCGGGTTGGCGATATCGGAAAACGGGCTGCGATCCAGAGCCCCCCCAGCGCAGAGCGCGATGCGGTGATCGTGCCGCAGTGTTCGCGGACGATATGCCGGCATAGCGCCAGCCCCAACCCCGCGCCACCGCTTTGTCGGCTGCGCGAAGGGTCGGCACGGAAGAGCCGATCGAACAGATGGGGCAGCAGCGGCTCGGGTACGGACGGATAAGAATCCTGTACGTCGATTCGCAATTCGTCGCGCGTGGTGGCGACCGAGACGCGGACTTTTCCGCCCGGGTCGGTATAGCGCAGCGAGTTTTCGAGCAGATTCTTCATCAATTGCGTAAGCCGATGCGGATCGGCGGACATCAGTGCGGGTTCCTCGCCGAAATCCGTTTCGAGCGCGATCTGCTTGGCGGCGAGCCGTTCCCTGACCGCTTCCGCCGCGCCTTCGACAAGCGGAGCGACATTGACCCTCACTTTTTCGAACGACAACGCGCCGATATCGGCAAGCGACAACTCGTACAAATCGTCGATCAACTGGCTCAGCATCGTGACTTCGGATTGAAGCGAGGTGAGCGTGGCCGCATCGAGCCGGCGCACACCGTCCTCGATCGCTTCGAGTTCGCCGCGCAAAACAGCGAGCGGGGTACGCAATTCGTGCGAGATGTCGGCGATGAAATCGCGCCGGCTCCGCTCGGCTGCTTCGAGCGAGGTGGCAAGGCGGTTGAAGTCGCTTGCCAACTGGCTCAACTCGTCGCTGCCGCTTTCGGGCACGCGCGTGGCGTAGTCGCCGCTCGCGAGGCGGTGCGTGGCCAGTACGAGGCGGCGCGCCGGGGCAAGAAAGAGGCGTGCCAGCACGATCGCCACGGCGGCCGACAGTAAAACGGCGAAGCCGACGATGATCCACGTTGCCCGAATCTGCCGGGCCTGAAACTGGCGGTCCGCCGCGTACAGCATGTTCGCGGGCGAGGCGACCGTCAGCCAGCCGACCACCGTGCCGGCCACCTTCAGGGGGAGGCGGCGTTCGCCCGGTGGCGGAGGGGGCCCGTTGGCGGCCACGCGGCGCATCTGTGCATCGTATAGCGTCATGGGCGGCATTCGTCCCGAGCCGGGTCCGTCGCCAGCGTCCGGTGGCAGCCCCGGCGGCGGGCCCCCGGGCGGTGCGCCCGCCTCGTCCGGCGGTGGGCCGCCTTCCGGGCTGCCGCCTGGAAATGCCGGCCTCCCGGCCGTGTCCGGTGCGCGGGCGCCACCGGGCGCCGACGCGGGCAGCACCGAGCGCGTCAGCGCCAGCCAGGCCTGGGAATTCTGGCGAAGAAAGTCCCAGTTGCCGTGCATGGCGTAAGCCTGCTCGAGCTTGAGGCTGAGCTGCTTCGTGCGCTCGCTGTTCTGGGCCGTCAGGTAATCGACAAAACCGCGCTGAAAGCTGAAGCGCATGGCCACGCCCATCGCAACGGCGATGAGGATGCAAACGGCGAGTACGGCCAGAAAAAGCTTCGATGTAATGCCGATTCTCATGGGCGGATCGGGGCGTATGCGCTGTCGTTAAGTCGTTCGTTCAATCGGTCTGGCGATCCGGGCGGGCAGGTCGGGGCGCGACCGGGAGGCGAGCCGCATCGCTCGCCGCGCATCGAGCCGCCCGGTCGACGGATGCTATTTTCGCGCCGGGCCGCGTAAAAGTGTCGAACCTGCCGGCAACTTTCACAGTTTCTCCTCTTTTCCCTCATCTTCGCTGCACAGTTGCGCTTTACCATCGATGGCGACGCAAAAGACGTTATCCCTGACATTGCATCGTGAAAGAGGCTCATCGATGATCAAGCACCTCCTTGTCGTTGAACCCGACCAGGCAATCCGCGACGAATTGCGCGCGCGCATTCAGCGGCACGAGTTCGAAATGTCGGTGCTCTACGACGCGGCTTCGCTGATGCGGCGCCTCGACGCGGAAGTGCCGTCCGCCATTGTGTTGCGGCACGGGCTGCCGGCCAACGACGGCATTGCGGCGCTTCGACGCGTGCGCGAGGCGGGATTCGACATGCCGATCATCATCGTGAGCCGCTCGGCGGAGGTGACCGACAAGATCGTCGCTTTCGAACTCGGCGCGAACGACTATCTCGTCGATCCTTTCGACACGAATGAACTGCTGGCTCGCATACGTAACGCGCTGCGCTTCCACCATCGGGAAAGGTTCGCCGTGCCGGCTTATCGGAAGCAATACGCGTTCGGGGAATTCTCGCTCGACTTTCTCGGGCGCAGGCTCTTCAAGCGCGGCGTGGAAGTGGCGGTGCGGCCCAGCGTGTTCTCATTGCTGCAGATTTTCTCGGCCCACCCGATGAAAATGCTCACGCGGGCACGCATCATGGAAATGCTCGGCAGGGAAGGGACGTATCAGGCGGAGCGCGGGCTCGACGTGCTCATATTCCGGGTCCGGTCGGTTCTCGGCAAAGCGCCTTCCGGCGTCCAATACATCCAGACGATCCGCGGGCAGGGCTACGTTTTCGTGCCCGGCGACGAAGAGCCGGCAACTGCGCGCTGCGTCGATGCGGCTCTAGCGGTCAGCGGTGCTGCCCGGCGCGCGATTCACTACGATTCCGCCGTGCTGTAGCTGACTGAGTGCGCATTGCTCAGGCCCGCGACCGCGTCTTACCGGGGATCGCGCGAGCGTCGGCTCGCGCGAGCGCGCGCTTTCGCTCCGATGCGAGTGGACTCGCCGTGGAATGGCGGACAACGAGTTCCGCCGGTAGCGTGATGCGCGCCGCCGATGGCTCGCCGCCGTTGATTGCGGCGAGCAGCGTATCCACCGCTGCGCGCGCCATCTGCGCAAAAGGCTGGCGGATCGTCGTGAGCGCGGGGTGAACCTGCGCCGCCATCGGTATATCGTCGAAGCCGATGATGGAGATGTCGTCGGGCACGCGCAGTCCGGCTTCATGAACGGCCGCGATGGCGCCGAAGGCGCTCAGATCGTTGGCGGCGAAGATGGCCGTGGGCCGTCGGGG is part of the Trinickia caryophylli genome and harbors:
- the bamA gene encoding outer membrane protein assembly factor BamA, producing MAGLAGTTATIQPACAAQPFVVKDVRIEGTRRTEPGTVFSYLPIKRGDTFTDDLASKAIRALYATGFFSDVQVSADDDTVIVKVVERAAIATIDFAGIHEFEKDALIKALKSVGLSQGRYYDRSLVDRAEQELKRQYLTRGFYAAEVRTTVTPVDENRVSVLFSVAEGASAKIRQVGFIGNEVFTTNQLRDEMQLSSPNWFSWYSKNDLYSKDKLTVDLENVRKFYLNRGYLEFNIESTQVSISPDKKDMYLTLTVHEGKPYTVSDIRLAGNLVDREAELTKLIKLRPGERFSADKLQATTKAIVDKLGEYGYAFASVNAQPEIDRDRHTVALTLQVDPGRRVYIRHIDIVGNTRTRDEVVRREMRQLESAWFDSGRLALSKDRINRLGYFTDVEMVTIPVEGAPDQADVEVKVTEKPTGAITLGAGFSSSDKVVLSAGVSQDNVFGSGTSLAVSVNTAKTYRTLAVTATDPYFTVDGIKRITDVYYRTSYPLYYSSDSSFRIVSMGGDIKFGIPFSEADTVYLGVGLEQDRFNIDSSTPQSYKDYVSEFGRVVNNVPLTAGWSRDARDSALVPSRGYYLQANGEVGTPAGETQYYKADLQAQYYYSFARGYILGLNLQGGYGNGFAGKAYPIFKNYYAGGIGSVRGYETSSLGPRDTSTNDPIGGSKMFVMNLEMTVPLPGTGWDRTLRLFTFVDAGNVWGDEGSSTGANGLRYSYGAGLEWISPIGPLKLSFGLPIVRHSGDNYQKFQFQIGTSF
- a CDS encoding peptidase associated/transthyretin-like domain-containing protein; translation: MTFNGYATRRRFLLTTLVLGAALDTPRLPRAAPSAAAGAGACESSPEQETGPYHLDTTLFRADVTEGKPGIPLLLTISLIDKRRCAPLAGAIIDIWQCDALGNYSGFTNAAGRPPGPPPGMPPQDEGEPRPGAGPGPGPGVRRQDAVPPEPPPGQPPRPHPSDRLTFLRGIQRTDERGNVTFRTIVPGCYEGRTNHIHFKVRTTNRSLAGEHISHTGQIFFPEGLMVQLMRADPYRSHAIARTTQTEDPVFVHQQGTGAIARTTAMDGSTYENGLRAQAIAVVDPDATPVPVAEMPAPRPRRF
- a CDS encoding response regulator, yielding MTDRISRPGILIVEDEPKLSALLADYLRAEGYDATVIADGLDAIAHVHAHAPALILLDLMLPGRGGLEICRELRTFSDTPVIIITARVDEIDRLLGLELGADDYVCKPFSPREVVARVKAILRRVENAVRAAQPDNPAPSPFHIDLERHIAELDSRDLNLTPIELRLLSLLHSTPGRIYPRDLLLRSLYDDHRVVADRTVDTHIKNLRRKLQAVRPQQDMIRSIYGVGYRLERYPDQAESDS
- a CDS encoding ATP-binding protein; this encodes MRIGITSKLFLAVLAVCILIAVAMGVAMRFSFQRGFVDYLTAQNSERTKQLSLKLEQAYAMHGNWDFLRQNSQAWLALTRSVLPASAPGGARAPDTAGRPAFPGGSPEGGPPPDEAGAPPGGPPPGLPPDAGDGPGSGRMPPMTLYDAQMRRVAANGPPPPPGERRLPLKVAGTVVGWLTVASPANMLYAADRQFQARQIRATWIIVGFAVLLSAAVAIVLARLFLAPARRLVLATHRLASGDYATRVPESGSDELSQLASDFNRLATSLEAAERSRRDFIADISHELRTPLAVLRGELEAIEDGVRRLDAATLTSLQSEVTMLSQLIDDLYELSLADIGALSFEKVRVNVAPLVEGAAEAVRERLAAKQIALETDFGEEPALMSADPHRLTQLMKNLLENSLRYTDPGGKVRVSVATTRDELRIDVQDSYPSVPEPLLPHLFDRLFRADPSRSRQSGGAGLGLALCRHIVREHCGTITASRSALGGLWIAARFPISPTRHD
- a CDS encoding response regulator; translated protein: MIKHLLVVEPDQAIRDELRARIQRHEFEMSVLYDAASLMRRLDAEVPSAIVLRHGLPANDGIAALRRVREAGFDMPIIIVSRSAEVTDKIVAFELGANDYLVDPFDTNELLARIRNALRFHHRERFAVPAYRKQYAFGEFSLDFLGRRLFKRGVEVAVRPSVFSLLQIFSAHPMKMLTRARIMEMLGREGTYQAERGLDVLIFRVRSVLGKAPSGVQYIQTIRGQGYVFVPGDEEPATARCVDAALAVSGAARRAIHYDSAVL